In a single window of the Deinococcus aetherius genome:
- a CDS encoding cytochrome P450, whose product MTTPSSDRLAVLEAYWQGAHLADPAAFLDRARNLSPVLHDPQMGLALLTGHPEVSAALKSPHVRTTKYEGGDAFRASESHAVMAPMMLFHDGPSHTRLRSLAQRAFTPRVLEESREFIASLTDELLDEAERQEEMDGVAAFAVPLPVTVIVRMLGLSGRDADLFREWSASVADLLGGLDVTPERWAQVEADARAMRAYFRTLADDLRASPQPGLLSALAAAEDEGGRLSGEELLANAVLLLVAGHETTSNLISGSLHALHEHPGQRAWLAENPGERAGNAVEELLRFLSPVQSTGRVAVAPLRLGEAELPAGTFLGVSLAGAGRDPRVFADPHTLDLARENARAHLSFAAGAHYCLGASLARLEGSVFLTRLLTRFPEYRVPAQTLTYRPNFTLRGLRELWVRL is encoded by the coding sequence ATGACGACCCCTTCTTCCGACCGGTTGGCGGTCCTCGAAGCCTACTGGCAGGGCGCCCACCTCGCGGACCCGGCCGCCTTCCTCGACCGGGCGCGGAACCTGTCGCCCGTGCTCCACGACCCCCAGATGGGCCTCGCCCTGCTGACCGGCCACCCCGAGGTCTCGGCCGCCCTCAAGAGCCCCCACGTCCGCACGACCAAGTACGAGGGCGGCGACGCCTTCCGGGCGAGCGAGAGCCACGCCGTGATGGCCCCGATGATGCTCTTTCACGACGGGCCGAGTCACACCCGGCTGCGCTCGCTGGCGCAACGGGCCTTCACCCCGCGTGTGCTGGAGGAGAGCCGGGAATTTATCGCGTCGCTGACGGACGAACTGCTCGACGAGGCGGAGCGGCAGGAGGAGATGGACGGGGTGGCCGCCTTTGCCGTGCCCCTCCCCGTCACCGTGATCGTGCGGATGCTGGGCCTGAGCGGTCGGGACGCCGACCTCTTCCGCGAGTGGTCGGCGTCGGTGGCGGATCTGCTCGGCGGGCTCGACGTGACGCCCGAACGCTGGGCGCAGGTCGAGGCGGACGCGCGGGCCATGCGCGCTTATTTCCGCACCCTGGCGGACGACCTGCGGGCGAGTCCCCAGCCCGGCCTGCTCTCCGCCCTCGCCGCCGCCGAGGACGAGGGGGGGCGGCTGAGCGGCGAGGAACTGCTCGCCAACGCCGTCCTCCTCCTCGTCGCCGGGCACGAGACGACGAGCAACCTGATCTCGGGGAGTCTCCACGCCCTGCATGAGCACCCGGGGCAGCGGGCGTGGCTGGCCGAGAATCCGGGGGAACGCGCGGGCAACGCGGTCGAGGAACTGCTGCGTTTCCTCTCCCCGGTGCAGAGTACGGGCCGGGTGGCAGTGGCCCCCCTTCGTCTGGGAGAGGCCGAGCTTCCGGCGGGCACGTTCCTCGGCGTGAGCCTCGCCGGGGCGGGCCGCGACCCGCGCGTCTTCGCCGACCCGCATACCCTCGACCTCGCCCGCGAGAACGCCCGCGCGCACCTGAGTTTCGCGGCGGGGGCACACTACTGCCTGGGGGCGAGCCTGGCGCGGCTGGAGGGGAGCGTCTTCCTGACCCGGCTGCTGACCCGCTTCCCGGAGTACCGGGTGCCCGCTCAAACGCTGACCTACCGCCCGAACTTCACCCTGCGCGGGCTGCGGGAACTGTGGGTGAGGCTATAG
- the ispD gene encoding 2-C-methyl-D-erythritol 4-phosphate cytidylyltransferase, which translates to MTGACLLAGRAAALIPAAGSGTRLGRGPKAFVEVAGRSLLARSVAALAPLVDEVLVALPEGQDLPPGVPARAITGGATRQESVRRLLRATSAEVVLVHDAARPFLPSRVVHALLEAIPETGAATAALPVADTLVRGEAGRWGGLVPREGLWAVQTPQGFRRELLLRAHEAAHAGGFGATDDAGLVAWLGGEVVLVPGDARLFKVTTPGDLALAHAVASLWDAGGDDA; encoded by the coding sequence ATGACGGGCGCGTGCCTGCTGGCGGGCCGCGCCGCCGCCCTGATTCCCGCCGCCGGGTCGGGCACGCGGCTGGGCCGGGGCCCGAAGGCCTTCGTGGAGGTCGCGGGCCGCTCCCTCCTCGCCCGCAGTGTGGCGGCCCTCGCCCCGTTGGTGGACGAGGTGCTGGTGGCGTTGCCGGAGGGACAGGACCTGCCGCCCGGGGTTCCCGCACGGGCGATCACGGGCGGCGCGACCCGGCAGGAGAGCGTGCGGCGCCTCCTGCGGGCGACCTCGGCGGAGGTGGTGCTCGTCCACGACGCGGCGCGGCCCTTCCTGCCCTCACGGGTGGTCCACGCCCTGCTGGAGGCCATTCCCGAGACCGGGGCGGCGACGGCCGCCCTGCCCGTCGCCGACACCCTGGTGCGGGGGGAGGCGGGCCGCTGGGGGGGCCTCGTCCCGCGCGAGGGCCTGTGGGCCGTGCAGACCCCGCAGGGCTTTCGCCGCGAGCTGCTGCTGCGGGCGCACGAGGCCGCCCACGCCGGGGGCTTCGGCGCCACCGACGACGCGGGGCTGGTCGCGTGGCTGGGGGGGGAAGTCGTTCTCGTGCCGGGGGACGCGCGGCTGTTCAAGGTCACCACTCCCGGAGACCTCGCCCTGGCCCACGCGGTCGCGTCGCTGTGGGATGCTGGGGGCGATGACGCCTGA
- a CDS encoding UbiX family flavin prenyltransferase, which translates to MRLVVGVSGGSGIPYALSVLRALHGLGVETHLIVSSGAKRVMSAEGGPQLSDLTALASVTHEDRDLAASVASGSFRTDGMLVVPCSAGTLAKVAHGFADNLLSRAAHVTLKERRRLVLVVREDPLPRPMLENMLKVFDAGATVMTASPGFYHSPGSVEELLHFVTARVLDQFGLDVPGFRRWGEAP; encoded by the coding sequence TTGAGGCTGGTGGTGGGCGTGAGCGGCGGGAGCGGCATCCCCTACGCCCTCTCCGTCCTGCGGGCCCTGCACGGGTTGGGAGTGGAGACCCACCTGATCGTCAGCAGCGGCGCCAAGCGGGTGATGAGCGCGGAGGGGGGGCCGCAGCTCTCTGACCTCACCGCCCTGGCGAGCGTCACGCACGAAGACCGCGACCTCGCGGCGAGCGTGGCGAGCGGGTCCTTCCGCACGGACGGGATGCTGGTCGTGCCGTGCTCGGCCGGAACGCTGGCGAAGGTCGCGCACGGCTTCGCCGACAACCTGCTCTCCCGCGCCGCCCACGTCACCCTCAAGGAACGCCGCCGCCTCGTCCTCGTCGTGCGCGAGGACCCGCTGCCGCGCCCGATGCTCGAAAATATGCTCAAGGTCTTCGACGCGGGCGCCACCGTCATGACCGCCAGCCCCGGCTTCTACCACTCGCCGGGCAGTGTGGAGGAGCTGCTGCACTTCGTCACCGCGCGGGTGCTCGACCAGTTCGGGCTGGACGTGCCGGGCTTTCGGCGGTGGGGGGAAGCCCCATGA